One Arthrobacter sp. FW306-07-I genomic window carries:
- a CDS encoding leucyl aminopeptidase has product MVKNTEVNLSTVARDLKKNPSDAVVIGVGQGTDGPVLLENPLTAKSAEALGDSLKALGVTGAADQLVRLPGLPETGAGILVLAGVGKVPATGPLTGESLRRAAGSAVRQLAGLPTVTLAFPTATVQDVTAVAEGAALGAYSFTEFRSSSDGLKDPVRNAVIFTELAGTPELEVALKRAGLVAKAVNATRSLVNTPPSHLYPESFAEAAKDLAKGLPVKVTVWDEKRLEKEGFGGIMGVGKGSTRQPRLVKVEYSPAKATAKVALVGKGITFDTGGISLKPALNMGDMKSDMAGAAVVLNTVLAIAGLGLPVKATAWLCIAENMPGGGASRPADVLTMFGGKTVEVLNTDAEGRLVMADGIVAASREYPDAIIDVATLTGAQLIALGNRTAGVMGSDSVTGALKAAADRAGELVWPMPLPEELRPTLDSQVADLANIGERHGGMMTAAVFLREFVGKDKAGEQIPWAHIDIAGPSFNNGSPYGYTHKQGTGCTVRTLVAYVEDILAAS; this is encoded by the coding sequence GTGGTCAAGAATACTGAAGTCAACCTTAGTACCGTCGCGCGGGACCTTAAGAAGAACCCCAGTGACGCAGTGGTCATCGGAGTGGGCCAGGGAACCGACGGCCCCGTCCTGTTGGAGAACCCCCTGACGGCGAAGTCCGCGGAGGCCCTCGGGGACTCGCTCAAGGCGCTGGGTGTCACCGGCGCCGCGGACCAGCTGGTCCGCCTGCCGGGGCTGCCCGAAACCGGGGCAGGCATCCTGGTCCTGGCCGGCGTCGGCAAGGTTCCCGCCACCGGACCGCTCACGGGCGAGTCGCTCCGCCGGGCAGCAGGATCGGCCGTCCGGCAGCTGGCCGGCCTGCCCACGGTCACTTTGGCATTCCCGACGGCGACGGTGCAGGACGTCACGGCCGTCGCCGAGGGCGCCGCGCTGGGCGCCTACTCCTTCACCGAGTTCCGGTCTTCCTCCGACGGACTTAAGGACCCGGTGCGCAATGCCGTCATCTTCACCGAACTGGCCGGCACCCCGGAGCTGGAGGTGGCGCTGAAGCGGGCCGGCCTAGTGGCCAAGGCTGTTAACGCCACCCGGTCCCTGGTCAACACCCCGCCGAGCCACCTATACCCCGAATCGTTCGCCGAGGCCGCCAAGGACCTGGCCAAGGGACTGCCCGTCAAAGTCACGGTCTGGGACGAGAAGCGCCTCGAGAAGGAAGGTTTCGGCGGCATCATGGGCGTGGGCAAGGGATCCACGCGCCAGCCGCGGCTGGTCAAGGTCGAATACTCCCCCGCCAAGGCCACTGCCAAGGTCGCCCTCGTGGGCAAGGGGATCACCTTCGACACCGGCGGAATCTCCCTTAAGCCGGCCCTCAACATGGGCGACATGAAGAGCGACATGGCCGGTGCCGCCGTCGTACTTAACACTGTCCTGGCCATCGCCGGCCTGGGCCTGCCCGTTAAAGCGACCGCCTGGCTCTGCATCGCAGAGAACATGCCCGGGGGCGGCGCCTCACGTCCTGCCGACGTCCTGACCATGTTCGGTGGCAAGACGGTGGAGGTCCTCAATACCGACGCCGAGGGCCGCCTGGTCATGGCGGACGGCATTGTCGCCGCGAGCCGCGAATACCCGGACGCCATCATCGACGTCGCAACCCTCACCGGCGCGCAGCTGATCGCCCTCGGCAACCGCACCGCCGGCGTCATGGGCTCGGACAGCGTCACGGGCGCGCTCAAGGCGGCGGCGGACCGTGCAGGCGAGCTGGTCTGGCCCATGCCCCTGCCGGAGGAACTGCGACCCACCCTGGACTCCCAGGTGGCCGACCTGGCCAACATCGGCGAACGCCACGGCGGAATGATGACCGCCGCCGTGTTCCTGCGCGAGTTCGTGGGTAAGGACAAGGCAGGCGAACAGATCCCCTGGGCGCACATCGATATTGCAGGACCTTCCTTTAATAATGGCAGCCCGTACGGCTACACGCACAAGCAGGGCACCGGCTGCACCGTCCGTACCCTGGTTGCCTACGTGGAGGACATCCTGGCCGCCTCCTAG
- a CDS encoding proteasome assembly chaperone family protein yields the protein MLERISGSLLDPDALYASNIELFHSPELQGLNLVMGFTGFADAGHVVKQINAELLDSLDAQPVAVFDADQLIDYRSRRPHLSFVEDHIQDYQEPRLALYRLVDGLGKPFLLLAGFEPDLQWERFARAVVNIVEKLDVNLVTWIHSIPMPVPHTRPVGVTVQGNRPELIEGISVWKPTVEVPAAVGHILELRLVEAGRNVAGYVIHVPHYLAEAEYPTAAVAGLEYLGAATSLMLPTDRLRESGREVSRQIAEQIETSEEVQQVVSRLETRYDEKSDGIVRRSLLANENDELPDADDLGAAVEAYLARENPGQ from the coding sequence GTGCTTGAACGGATTTCCGGCTCCCTGCTGGACCCCGACGCGCTTTATGCCAGCAACATCGAGCTGTTCCACAGCCCGGAACTCCAGGGGCTGAACCTGGTGATGGGTTTCACCGGATTTGCCGATGCCGGCCACGTGGTGAAGCAGATCAATGCAGAGCTGCTGGACTCCCTCGATGCCCAGCCCGTTGCGGTCTTCGATGCCGACCAGCTGATCGACTACAGGTCACGGCGCCCGCACCTGAGCTTCGTCGAGGACCACATCCAGGACTACCAGGAGCCCCGGCTGGCCCTTTACCGGCTGGTTGACGGACTGGGAAAGCCGTTCCTGCTCCTGGCCGGCTTCGAGCCCGACCTGCAGTGGGAACGCTTCGCCCGCGCCGTCGTAAACATCGTGGAGAAGCTGGACGTCAACCTCGTCACCTGGATCCACTCCATCCCCATGCCCGTGCCACATACCCGCCCCGTGGGGGTGACGGTGCAAGGGAACCGGCCCGAACTCATCGAGGGCATCTCAGTGTGGAAGCCCACCGTTGAAGTTCCCGCCGCCGTCGGCCACATCCTGGAGCTGCGGCTGGTGGAAGCCGGACGCAACGTCGCCGGTTACGTCATCCACGTGCCCCACTACCTTGCCGAGGCCGAGTACCCCACTGCCGCCGTCGCCGGTCTGGAGTACCTTGGCGCCGCCACGTCCCTGATGCTGCCCACCGACCGGCTCCGCGAATCGGGCCGCGAGGTCAGCCGCCAGATCGCCGAGCAGATCGAAACGTCTGAGGAAGTCCAGCAGGTGGTGTCCCGCCTCGAAACCCGGTACGACGAAAAATCGGACGGCATCGTGCGCCGGTCGCTTTTGGCCAACGAGAACGACGAGCTGCCCGACGCCGACGACCTCGGCGCCGCCGTGGAGGCCTACCTGGCCAGGGAGAACCCGGGGCAGTAG
- a CDS encoding MFS transporter — protein sequence MTAPRAWLIWTIGIFGYLVAVAQRTSFGVVGLEATERFHATASAISFFTVLQLLVYAGLQIPVGLLVDRLGSRVMIAGGAVLMGLGQLQLAFADSIPGGVLGRVLVGAGDAMTFISVIRLIPLWFAPARVPLVTQLTGMSGQLGQLFSVLPFAMVLHLSGWTPAFLMLAGMSALAVVLVVLLLQDAPPGTERPQARQGLRATGASLARAWRQPGTRLGMWSHFTIQFSGTVFAMTWGYPFLISGQGLDAGTVAALMALYVAAAMAAGPFIGRFVSRHPLRRSTMVLLIAGATAVAWAAVLILPGRAPLWLLAGLVVVLAIGGPGSMIGFDFARTFNPAHRIGTATGIVNVGGFIAALVSIFLIGLVLDLLYATGFSQGVLYGLDPFRLALSVQFLLLALGAAAIVASRRKVRRQMAAQGIVVPPLRSALARQRRESLARRRQPVRSDD from the coding sequence GTGACTGCACCCCGCGCCTGGCTTATCTGGACCATTGGAATTTTCGGGTACCTGGTGGCCGTGGCGCAGCGGACCTCGTTCGGCGTGGTGGGCCTTGAAGCCACGGAGCGCTTCCACGCCACGGCGTCCGCCATCTCCTTTTTCACTGTCCTGCAGCTGCTGGTCTACGCCGGGCTCCAGATTCCCGTGGGCCTGTTGGTGGACCGGCTTGGTTCGCGGGTGATGATTGCCGGCGGTGCGGTCCTGATGGGGCTGGGACAGCTGCAGCTGGCGTTTGCGGACAGTATTCCCGGGGGAGTCCTGGGCCGTGTCCTGGTGGGTGCCGGCGATGCAATGACGTTCATCTCCGTCATCCGGCTGATCCCGCTGTGGTTCGCCCCCGCCCGCGTCCCGCTCGTGACCCAGCTCACCGGTATGTCCGGCCAGCTGGGACAGCTGTTCAGTGTCCTGCCCTTCGCCATGGTCCTGCACCTGTCCGGCTGGACCCCCGCTTTCCTGATGCTGGCAGGGATGTCCGCGCTCGCCGTCGTACTGGTGGTCCTGCTGCTCCAGGACGCTCCCCCTGGCACCGAGCGGCCGCAGGCCCGCCAGGGGCTCCGGGCAACGGGGGCATCGCTGGCCCGGGCCTGGCGGCAGCCCGGCACGCGGCTGGGGATGTGGAGCCATTTCACCATCCAGTTCAGCGGCACCGTTTTTGCCATGACCTGGGGCTACCCGTTCCTGATTTCCGGGCAGGGCCTGGACGCAGGCACTGTTGCCGCCCTGATGGCGCTCTATGTCGCCGCGGCCATGGCGGCGGGCCCCTTCATCGGACGTTTCGTCTCGCGCCACCCACTGCGCCGCTCCACCATGGTGCTGCTGATTGCCGGCGCCACCGCAGTGGCCTGGGCTGCGGTACTGATCCTGCCCGGGCGGGCTCCGCTGTGGCTGCTGGCGGGACTGGTGGTGGTGCTTGCCATCGGCGGCCCCGGTTCGATGATCGGCTTCGATTTCGCCCGGACGTTTAATCCGGCACACCGGATCGGCACCGCCACCGGGATCGTGAACGTTGGCGGCTTCATTGCTGCCCTGGTGTCCATCTTCCTTATCGGCCTGGTGCTGGACCTCCTCTACGCCACCGGATTCTCGCAGGGGGTGCTGTACGGTTTGGATCCCTTCCGGCTGGCCCTGAGCGTCCAGTTCCTGCTCCTGGCCCTGGGCGCCGCCGCCATCGTGGCCTCGCGGCGGAAGGTGCGCCGGCAGATGGCCGCCCAGGGGATTGTGGTGCCGCCGCTGCGCAGTGCCCTGGCCCGGCAGCGCCGGGAAAGCCTGGCGCGCCGCCGCCAGCCAGTGCGCAGCGACGACTGA
- a CDS encoding DUF4192 family protein: MTAPERLTVRGPEDILGFIPHSLGYWPASSLVAMTLHGTTLGATLRLDLPTPAGQAAPFGFADAVRRYLESDQDADGALLAVFTSDAGMVPPSAYDLLISTVQCSLEQAGMPVRAAWFVGDVYWRDALCSDGSCCPLPGRPVQEIRDSMLNAEMVYRGSSVGPAPRSGSVPEAPVPAMHLAAVREAQAGWEEELGGLSRSRAQFSAVLGFWQMLLDRTPPVAWLPDIERDAFLRATLLVPTWRDAVMVMAAAGRNAAEAGAEQFKVFADGNGGGGADEAVVSLPVLPPNPHRASAAGKPGAAAAEEAGGRAPALGPPRRTGNGAPLRSVPAGSGTPVGPGPVPAGYGEVLMGVAPNVPDWEGLDALDRILGNLAVLGGQAAAAALTMRGWVAWCRGRGSYAAAHLGQALELDPDYRLAELLLDLVGRGTLCGWAARKEAAWQKFGEDTAG, from the coding sequence ATGACAGCTCCAGAACGATTAACAGTCCGCGGGCCGGAAGACATTCTTGGCTTCATTCCACACAGCCTGGGGTACTGGCCGGCTTCCAGCCTGGTGGCCATGACGCTGCACGGCACTACCCTTGGCGCCACACTGCGGCTTGACCTTCCGACACCTGCAGGGCAGGCCGCTCCTTTCGGGTTCGCCGACGCCGTCCGCCGTTACCTTGAGTCGGACCAGGATGCCGACGGCGCGCTGCTGGCCGTCTTCACCAGCGACGCAGGAATGGTCCCGCCGAGTGCCTACGACCTCCTGATTTCCACCGTGCAGTGTTCCCTCGAGCAGGCCGGGATGCCGGTGCGTGCTGCCTGGTTCGTGGGCGATGTCTATTGGCGGGATGCCCTGTGCAGCGACGGTTCGTGTTGTCCGCTGCCGGGGCGGCCCGTGCAGGAGATCAGGGACAGCATGCTGAACGCCGAGATGGTCTACCGCGGCAGCAGCGTGGGGCCGGCGCCAAGGTCAGGCAGCGTGCCGGAAGCGCCGGTGCCTGCCATGCACCTGGCAGCGGTCCGTGAAGCACAGGCCGGCTGGGAGGAGGAGTTGGGCGGGCTGTCCCGAAGCCGCGCGCAGTTCTCTGCCGTGCTCGGCTTCTGGCAGATGCTGCTGGACCGGACCCCACCGGTTGCCTGGCTGCCTGATATCGAGCGGGATGCCTTTCTTCGGGCCACGCTGCTGGTTCCCACGTGGCGGGACGCCGTGATGGTGATGGCTGCGGCGGGCAGGAACGCTGCGGAAGCCGGGGCTGAACAGTTCAAGGTATTTGCTGACGGAAATGGCGGGGGCGGTGCCGATGAGGCCGTCGTGTCCCTGCCGGTGCTGCCGCCGAACCCACACCGGGCCTCGGCGGCGGGCAAACCGGGGGCGGCAGCGGCGGAAGAGGCGGGAGGAAGGGCTCCTGCCCTGGGGCCGCCGCGCCGGACGGGGAACGGGGCCCCTTTACGCTCCGTTCCTGCCGGGAGTGGCACCCCGGTCGGCCCCGGTCCCGTTCCTGCCGGGTACGGCGAGGTGCTTATGGGCGTGGCGCCGAACGTCCCCGACTGGGAAGGCCTGGACGCGCTGGACCGGATCCTGGGAAATCTGGCTGTGCTGGGTGGGCAGGCTGCCGCGGCGGCGTTGACCATGCGTGGCTGGGTGGCATGGTGCCGCGGCCGGGGTTCCTATGCTGCTGCACACCTGGGACAGGCCCTCGAACTTGACCCGGATTACCGGCTTGCGGAACTCCTGCTGGACCTCGTTGGCAGGGGCACGCTCTGTGGCTGGGCGGCGAGAAAGGAGGCCGCCTGGCAGAAGTTCGGGGAGGACACTGCCGGGTGA
- a CDS encoding RNA polymerase sigma factor: MTPSSTKKDSAAQDVLSPEEKQAATNAKRAATRAANKASAGAAPADGKREPKKRGPKPGAKAAAEAAGKSAVDADEVEDAEEDLDVLEGPDAVEDADTDADPVKGAVGSGKGFVYSDADDDDAPVQQVMSAGATADPVKDYLKQIGKVALLNAEQEVDLALRIEAGLFAEEKIAADDGSMDPKYKRELEFIIHDGKRAKNHLLEANLRLVVSLAKRYTGRGMLFLDLIQEGNLGLIRAVEKFDYTKGFKFSTYATWWIRQAITRAMADQARTIRIPVHMVEVINKLARVQRQMLQDLGREPTPEELALELDMTPEKVVEVQKYGREPISLHTPLGEDGDSEFGDLIEDSEAVVPADAVSFTLLQEQLHSVLDTLSEREAGVVAMRFGLTDGQPKTLDEIGKVYGVTRERIRQIESKTMSKLRHPSRSQVLRDYLD, encoded by the coding sequence GTGACCCCGTCTTCCACGAAGAAGGATTCCGCCGCCCAGGATGTCTTGTCCCCTGAGGAGAAGCAGGCCGCGACCAATGCCAAGCGGGCAGCTACGCGGGCAGCCAACAAGGCTTCGGCCGGCGCGGCTCCAGCGGACGGCAAGCGCGAGCCCAAGAAGCGTGGGCCCAAGCCTGGCGCCAAGGCTGCAGCAGAGGCTGCAGGAAAGTCCGCCGTTGACGCGGACGAGGTTGAGGACGCTGAGGAAGACCTCGACGTCCTCGAAGGGCCGGACGCAGTAGAGGATGCCGATACCGACGCCGATCCCGTCAAGGGCGCAGTGGGCAGCGGCAAGGGCTTTGTCTACTCCGACGCAGATGATGACGATGCCCCCGTGCAGCAGGTCATGTCTGCCGGCGCCACGGCTGACCCCGTCAAGGACTACCTGAAGCAGATTGGTAAGGTCGCACTGCTCAACGCCGAGCAGGAAGTCGACCTTGCGCTGCGGATCGAGGCCGGGCTGTTCGCCGAGGAAAAGATCGCCGCGGACGACGGCTCCATGGATCCGAAGTACAAGCGTGAACTCGAATTCATCATCCACGACGGCAAGCGCGCCAAGAACCACCTGCTGGAGGCCAACCTCCGCCTGGTGGTCTCCCTGGCCAAGCGCTACACCGGCCGCGGCATGCTGTTCCTGGACCTGATCCAGGAAGGCAACCTGGGCCTGATCCGCGCAGTGGAGAAGTTCGACTACACCAAGGGCTTCAAGTTCTCCACCTACGCCACCTGGTGGATCCGCCAGGCCATCACCCGCGCCATGGCCGACCAGGCCCGCACCATCCGCATCCCGGTGCACATGGTTGAAGTCATCAACAAGCTGGCCCGCGTCCAGCGCCAGATGCTGCAGGACCTGGGCCGAGAGCCCACGCCCGAGGAACTGGCACTGGAGCTGGACATGACACCCGAAAAGGTGGTCGAGGTCCAGAAGTACGGCCGCGAACCCATTTCGCTGCACACGCCCCTGGGCGAGGACGGCGACTCGGAGTTTGGTGACCTGATCGAGGACTCCGAGGCCGTTGTTCCGGCCGACGCCGTGAGCTTCACCCTCCTCCAGGAGCAGCTGCACTCCGTGCTGGACACCCTCTCCGAACGCGAGGCCGGCGTGGTTGCCATGCGGTTCGGCCTGACCGACGGACAGCCGAAGACTTTAGACGAAATCGGCAAGGTCTACGGCGTCACCCGCGAGCGGATCCGGCAAATCGAATCAAAGACCATGTCCAAGCTCCGCCACCCCTCCAGGTCGCAGGTCCTGCGGGACTACCTGGACTAG
- a CDS encoding DUF7455 domain-containing protein, giving the protein MTTAVADRTLNALDRCDRCGAQAYVRVVLESSGGELLFCGHHARAVEATLKPLSSDWHDETGKLHEKAAVEID; this is encoded by the coding sequence ATGACAACAGCAGTGGCAGACCGCACGCTCAACGCACTCGACCGGTGCGACCGTTGCGGAGCCCAGGCATATGTGCGGGTTGTACTCGAGTCCTCCGGCGGTGAGCTGCTGTTCTGCGGCCACCACGCCCGTGCAGTCGAGGCGACGCTCAAGCCGTTGAGCTCCGACTGGCACGATGAGACGGGAAAGCTTCACGAGAAAGCTGCCGTGGAAATCGACTAG
- a CDS encoding DNA gyrase/topoisomerase IV subunit B, giving the protein MAPSSDYTARHLSVLEGLEAVRKRPGMYIGSTDSRGLMHCLWEIIDNSVDEALAGFGHDIRIILHADNSVEIHDDGRGIPIDKEPKTGLTGVEVVFTKLHAGGKFGGGSYTASGGLHGVGASVVNALSSRLDVEVDRGGKTYRMSFRRGEPGRFKDAGSRLDPAAPFTPFVDDSVLDIVGKAKRGVTGTRIRYWADRQIFTPDAKFSYEDLVARARQTSFLVPGLKLTVRDERRVAGTPGEAGPHEEVFHHDGGISEFVEFLAADPAVTDVWRLHGSGKFKETVPVLDERGHSQLAEVERDCEVDVALRWGIGYDSTVRSFVNIIATPKGGTHQSGFEQALVKTFRKAVEANARKLKAGNDKIEKDDIFAGLTAVLTVRLAEPQFEGQTKEILGTSAVRAIVARVVEKEISAKLSSSSKNDKAQSALLLEKIVSEMKSRISARVHKETQRRKNALETSSMPTKLADCRTDDVGRSELFIVEGDSALGTAKLARSSDFQALLPIRGKILNVQKASVGDMLSNAECAALIQVVGAGSGRSFDISAARYGKVILMTDADVDGAHIRTLLLTLFFRYMRPMILEGRVFAAVPPLHRVEVINAGQKANEMIYTYSEAELHVLLARLAKEGKGYKEPIQRYKGLGEMDAEQLAETTMDPRHRTLRKVGIENAQQAEEIFDLLMGSDVSPRKDFIIAGASSLDRERIDA; this is encoded by the coding sequence GTGGCACCTAGCTCTGATTACACCGCCCGGCACCTTTCCGTCCTGGAGGGCCTCGAAGCCGTCCGCAAGCGCCCGGGCATGTACATCGGCTCAACCGACTCGCGCGGCCTCATGCACTGCCTCTGGGAAATCATCGACAACTCCGTGGACGAGGCCCTGGCCGGGTTCGGGCACGACATCCGCATCATCCTCCACGCGGACAACTCCGTGGAGATCCACGACGACGGCCGTGGCATCCCCATCGACAAGGAGCCCAAGACGGGGCTCACCGGCGTCGAGGTGGTCTTCACCAAGCTGCACGCGGGCGGCAAGTTCGGCGGCGGCTCCTACACCGCCTCGGGCGGACTCCACGGCGTTGGCGCCTCGGTGGTCAACGCCCTGTCCTCACGCCTTGACGTGGAAGTGGACCGCGGCGGCAAGACCTACCGGATGTCCTTCCGCCGGGGCGAACCCGGGCGGTTCAAGGACGCCGGATCCCGCCTGGACCCCGCAGCGCCCTTCACACCGTTCGTCGACGACTCGGTGCTGGACATCGTGGGCAAGGCCAAGCGCGGCGTCACCGGAACCCGCATCCGTTACTGGGCGGACCGGCAGATCTTCACCCCCGATGCCAAGTTCTCCTACGAGGACCTCGTGGCCCGCGCCCGCCAGACCTCCTTCCTAGTGCCCGGACTCAAGCTCACGGTGCGGGACGAGCGCAGGGTCGCCGGGACGCCTGGTGAGGCCGGCCCCCATGAGGAGGTCTTCCACCACGACGGCGGCATCTCCGAGTTCGTCGAGTTCCTCGCCGCCGATCCTGCCGTCACCGACGTGTGGCGCCTGCACGGGTCGGGGAAGTTCAAGGAGACGGTCCCGGTCCTGGACGAACGCGGGCACAGCCAGCTGGCAGAGGTTGAGCGTGACTGCGAAGTGGACGTGGCGCTGCGCTGGGGCATCGGCTACGACAGCACCGTGCGCAGCTTCGTGAACATCATCGCCACCCCGAAGGGCGGCACCCACCAGTCCGGCTTCGAGCAGGCGCTGGTCAAGACCTTCCGCAAAGCGGTGGAGGCAAACGCCCGCAAGCTCAAGGCCGGCAACGACAAGATCGAAAAGGACGACATCTTCGCGGGCCTGACGGCGGTGCTGACCGTGCGGCTGGCGGAACCGCAGTTCGAGGGCCAGACCAAGGAGATCCTCGGCACCAGCGCCGTCCGGGCCATCGTGGCCCGGGTGGTGGAGAAGGAGATCTCCGCCAAGCTGTCGTCGTCCAGCAAGAATGACAAGGCCCAGTCCGCCCTGCTGCTGGAAAAGATCGTCAGCGAGATGAAGTCCCGCATCTCGGCCCGGGTGCACAAGGAGACCCAACGGCGCAAGAACGCGCTGGAAACCTCTTCGATGCCCACCAAGCTCGCCGACTGCCGGACGGACGACGTCGGACGTTCCGAACTGTTCATCGTGGAAGGTGACTCCGCACTTGGCACTGCCAAGCTGGCGCGATCCTCCGACTTCCAGGCGTTGCTGCCCATCCGGGGCAAGATCCTGAACGTTCAAAAGGCGTCGGTGGGGGACATGCTCTCCAACGCCGAATGCGCGGCCCTCATCCAGGTGGTGGGCGCAGGCTCCGGCCGCAGCTTCGACATCAGCGCGGCCCGGTACGGCAAGGTCATCCTCATGACGGACGCCGACGTGGACGGAGCCCATATCCGGACCCTGCTGCTGACCCTGTTCTTCCGCTACATGCGTCCCATGATCCTTGAGGGAAGGGTATTCGCGGCGGTGCCTCCGCTGCACCGCGTGGAGGTCATCAACGCAGGCCAGAAGGCCAACGAGATGATCTACACCTACTCAGAAGCTGAACTGCACGTGCTGCTGGCCCGCCTGGCCAAGGAAGGCAAGGGGTACAAGGAACCGATCCAGCGGTACAAGGGCCTGGGGGAGATGGACGCCGAGCAGTTGGCCGAAACCACCATGGACCCGCGGCACCGCACGCTGCGCAAGGTGGGGATCGAGAACGCGCAACAGGCGGAGGAAATCTTCGACCTGCTGATGGGTTCGGACGTGTCGCCGCGCAAGGACTTCATCATCGCCGGCGCCTCCAGCCTGGACCGGGAGCGCATCGACGCCTGA
- a CDS encoding M56 family metallopeptidase yields MIGAMLVYGLEPIGDNLIAGLRGLAGMVFFNAPTTALGFWHIFALSAAALLSVHLVFTLLLTYYKIQRQRRRHREMLALLASPSGQDAGTLVISHDSPVAYCLPGGARSVTVLSDGLMAALEPAELRAVLIHENAHLNQRHHLLLWAFAAWRQALPWLPTTRLAQESVNSLIEMLADDVALRTESKATLIKAIAIVASGSAAEAGAGVRPSSPTLALSGLESASGGAGSDAVRTAASRVSRLLTPQPPLPSAVRSAVMAGSVLLLALPTALLLVPGLLG; encoded by the coding sequence ATGATCGGCGCCATGCTGGTCTACGGCCTGGAACCTATTGGAGACAACCTGATTGCAGGCCTCCGCGGCCTCGCCGGCATGGTATTTTTCAACGCGCCCACCACCGCGCTGGGGTTCTGGCACATCTTTGCCCTGTCCGCTGCTGCCCTGCTCTCCGTCCATCTGGTGTTCACCCTGCTGCTGACGTACTACAAAATCCAGCGCCAGCGGCGGCGGCACCGCGAAATGCTGGCCCTGCTGGCGTCACCCTCCGGCCAGGACGCCGGAACCCTGGTCATCAGCCACGACTCACCCGTGGCGTACTGCCTTCCGGGCGGCGCGCGTTCGGTGACGGTGCTATCGGACGGCCTGATGGCGGCGCTCGAACCGGCAGAGCTTCGGGCGGTGCTGATTCACGAGAACGCCCACCTCAACCAGCGGCACCACCTCCTGCTCTGGGCCTTCGCCGCGTGGCGGCAGGCCCTCCCGTGGCTGCCCACCACCCGGCTTGCCCAGGAGTCCGTGAACTCCCTCATCGAGATGCTGGCCGATGACGTGGCCCTGCGGACCGAGAGCAAAGCCACCCTCATCAAGGCCATCGCCATCGTGGCCAGCGGTTCAGCCGCGGAGGCCGGCGCCGGTGTCCGGCCCTCCTCGCCCACGCTGGCCCTGTCCGGGCTTGAGTCAGCATCAGGCGGAGCCGGCTCGGACGCTGTCCGTACCGCAGCTTCCCGGGTCAGCCGCCTGCTGACGCCCCAGCCTCCGCTTCCTTCCGCCGTCCGCAGCGCCGTCATGGCAGGCAGCGTCCTGCTGCTCGCGCTGCCCACCGCACTTCTGCTGGTTCCCGGACTGCTCGGCTGA
- a CDS encoding BlaI/MecI/CopY family transcriptional regulator yields MASLGELERAVMDLLWAGQEAATANTLRDQLARTSAAQGGPGHEGKELAVTTVLTVLSRLEKKGLVERERGTRPHRYQAVSSRADHTAELMHEVLGSAPDREAVLARFIGSVSEGEAETLRKLLGRV; encoded by the coding sequence ATGGCTAGTCTTGGTGAACTGGAACGGGCGGTCATGGACCTGCTCTGGGCGGGCCAGGAAGCGGCTACGGCCAATACCCTGAGGGACCAGTTGGCGCGCACGTCGGCGGCACAGGGCGGGCCGGGCCATGAAGGCAAGGAACTGGCCGTCACAACGGTACTGACCGTACTTTCACGCCTGGAGAAGAAGGGGCTGGTGGAACGCGAACGCGGCACCCGTCCCCACCGCTACCAGGCGGTGTCCAGCCGCGCAGACCACACCGCGGAACTCATGCATGAGGTCCTCGGGTCAGCACCGGACCGCGAGGCCGTCCTGGCCCGCTTCATCGGGTCGGTGTCCGAAGGTGAAGCCGAGACGCTGCGCAAACTGCTGGGCCGCGTCTAG